A window from Spiroplasma endosymbiont of Aspidapion aeneum encodes these proteins:
- a CDS encoding peptidylprolyl isomerase has protein sequence MAKNIVIELTDGRVMNAELYPELAPISVSNFIDLIKNNFFDNLIFHRIIEGFVIQGGGMYENMEEKEKLKTIKGEFEANGWDKNKNLSHVSGVLSMARTPAYDSATSQFFICVGDASFLDGQYASFGRLIDKDSIDIALKIASEKKDSNDKPLNPIIIKTIKEA, from the coding sequence GTGGCAAAGAATATAGTAATTGAATTAACCGATGGTAGAGTGATGAATGCTGAACTTTATCCAGAATTAGCCCCAATATCTGTTTCAAATTTTATTGATCTAATAAAAAATAATTTTTTTGATAATCTAATATTCCATAGAATAATAGAAGGTTTTGTAATTCAAGGTGGAGGAATGTATGAAAACATGGAAGAAAAAGAAAAATTAAAAACAATTAAAGGCGAATTTGAAGCAAATGGGTGGGATAAAAACAAAAATCTTTCTCACGTGAGTGGAGTTTTATCTATGGCGAGAACACCTGCATATGATAGCGCAACAAGTCAATTTTTTATTTGTGTTGGTGATGCATCTTTTCTTGATGGCCAATATGCAAGCTTTGGTAGGTTAATTGACAAAGATAGTATTGATATAGCCTTGAAGATCGCCTCTGAAAAAAAAGACTCAAATGATAAACCGCTTAACCCAATTATTATAAAAACAATAAAAGAGGCATAA
- the nusG gene encoding transcription termination/antitermination protein NusG: MSNQLEQSELIEKLSDFKGQWFVVNCITGLEEKVRDDLSQKVITNNLTDQIFDIKVSSTTVTSKDKKKKNANKFPGYLFINMVMTDETWFMVRNTPGVTGFIGSSGKGTKPFPLTTEEVSKMILNTKLNASKSIKKAEFSVGDFVNIIAGSFIGSSGKVIKIDETKGVATIGIEFLGRITPTELPFENIEGNS, translated from the coding sequence ATGTCTAATCAATTAGAACAAAGCGAATTAATAGAAAAATTATCAGATTTCAAGGGGCAATGATTTGTTGTTAACTGTATAACTGGATTAGAAGAAAAAGTTAGAGACGATTTGTCTCAAAAGGTTATAACAAATAATCTAACAGACCAAATATTTGATATCAAAGTTAGTAGTACAACAGTAACATCAAAAGATAAAAAGAAAAAAAACGCTAATAAATTCCCGGGATATTTATTTATAAACATGGTTATGACTGATGAAACATGATTTATGGTAAGGAACACTCCTGGAGTAACGGGTTTTATAGGTTCGTCTGGAAAAGGTACCAAGCCCTTTCCTCTAACAACAGAGGAAGTTTCAAAAATGATTTTGAATACGAAGCTTAATGCAAGTAAATCTATTAAAAAGGCAGAGTTTTCCGTTGGTGATTTTGTAAATATAATTGCGGGTTCATTTATAGGTTCGTCTGGAAAAGTTATTAAGATTGATGAAACAAAAGGTGTAGCTACTATCGGGATAGAATTTTTAGGAAGAATAACACCAACAGAGCTCCCATTTGAAAATATTGAGGGGAACTCATAA
- a CDS encoding transposase, producing the protein MFYYGKFKREQANIIKKEQKLIIVKQHFDQGLTFRVLAEKNDVSYHAVRRWCLDYEIYGEKALENNTGKFKNMRIKLTTIKGPKDIEIARLNKQLKKKELKLEILKKFDEMMRNLHQKKYFSININLLKNIKIYIKFMNCAKL; encoded by the coding sequence ATTTTTTATTATGGCAAATTTAAAAGGGAACAAGCAAATATTATAAAAAAGGAACAAAAATTAATAATTGTCAAGCAACACTTTGATCAGGGTTTAACATTTAGAGTTTTAGCTGAGAAAAATGATGTCTCATATCACGCTGTGAGAAGATGGTGTTTGGATTATGAAATTTATGGAGAAAAAGCATTAGAAAATAATACTGGTAAATTTAAAAACATGAGGATAAAATTAACAACTATTAAAGGTCCAAAAGACATTGAAATTGCTAGATTAAATAAACAACTTAAAAAGAAAGAGTTGAAGCTTGAGATATTAAAAAAGTTTGATGAGATGATGAGAAACTTACACCAAAAAAAATATTTTTCAATAAATATAAATTTATTGAAAAATATAAAAATATACATAAAATTTATGAATTGTGCAAAATTGTAA
- the rplJ gene encoding 50S ribosomal protein L10, with protein MTNTRPSHAKKAEIVKDIRNRIEKSQGVVIAKYTNLSVQQIDSLRNYAREKNVYIKVYKDSLFERAINELKIEGLHDYLTDQNIFLFSEEDGITAPKLVADFAKKNPDLLLKAGIFEGRIMGTDEINEIANLPGRDELYSMFASALVYPLRQLMLVMKEVAKSKTD; from the coding sequence ATGACCAATACAAGACCTTCTCATGCTAAAAAAGCAGAGATTGTAAAAGATATTAGAAATAGAATAGAAAAAAGTCAGGGAGTTGTTATAGCTAAATATACCAATCTTTCTGTACAACAAATAGATAGTTTAAGAAATTATGCTCGTGAGAAAAATGTTTATATTAAGGTTTATAAAGATTCATTATTTGAAAGGGCAATAAATGAACTAAAAATTGAGGGGCTTCATGACTATTTAACAGATCAGAACATATTCTTATTTTCAGAGGAAGATGGGATAACTGCACCAAAATTAGTTGCAGATTTTGCCAAAAAAAATCCAGATCTATTATTAAAAGCGGGAATTTTTGAGGGTCGTATAATGGGAACGGATGAAATAAATGAAATCGCCAATCTTCCTGGAAGAGATGAATTGTACTCAATGTTTGCATCGGCTCTCGTTTACCCATTACGTCAGCTAATGCTTGTAATGAAGGAAGTTGCAAAATCAAAAACAGACTAA
- a CDS encoding IS3 family transposase has product MCKIVKITRASYYRWIKNGKRECQIDFDLSLAKKIQIIFNYHNGLYGSPQIKLILNRTMQISQSKIARYMRILGLKSKIRVKKRFEKPIEIKKRNSGYTKIVNSQWDLYQKNELWVTDVTYIKYSNKFVYLSILKGVKTGFIVGYKGFERNDNKLYMDTWKAAQHITIIVNQK; this is encoded by the coding sequence TTGTGCAAAATTGTAAAAATAACAAGAGCTTCTTATTATCGCTGGATTAAAAATGGAAAAAGAGAGTGTCAAATAGATTTTGATTTAAGCTTGGCTAAAAAAATACAGATTATTTTTAATTATCACAATGGTTTGTATGGTTCTCCACAAATAAAATTAATTTTAAATAGAACAATGCAAATTAGTCAGTCTAAAATAGCAAGATATATGAGAATTCTAGGCCTAAAATCAAAGATAAGAGTCAAAAAAAGATTTGAAAAACCAATTGAGATTAAAAAACGTAATAGTGGTTATACTAAGATTGTTAATAGCCAATGAGATCTTTACCAAAAAAATGAATTGTGAGTAACTGATGTTACTTATATAAAATATAGTAATAAATTTGTATACCTTAGTATTTTAAAGGGTGTAAAAACTGGATTTATTGTTGGATACAAAGGATTTGAAAGAAATGATAACAAACTTTATATGGATACATGAAAGGCAGCTCAACATATCACGATAATAGTAAACCAAAAATAA
- a CDS encoding IS3 family transposase — MANLKENKSNILKKEQKLIIVKQHFDQGLTFRVLAEKNDVSYHTVRRWCLNYEIYGEKALENNTGKFKNMGIKLTTIKDPKDIEIARLNKQLKKKELELEILKKFDEMMRNLHQKKIFFNKYEFIEKYKTIHKIYELCKIVKITIASYYRWIKNGKRKYQIDFDLSLAKKIQIIFNYHNGLYGSPRIKFILNRTIQISQSKIARYMRILGLKSKIRIKKDLKNQLRLKNVIVAILILLIVNETFTKKMNCE; from the coding sequence ATGGCAAATTTAAAAGAAAACAAGTCAAATATTCTAAAAAAGGAACAAAAATTAATAATTGTCAAGCAGCACTTTGATCAGGGTTTAACATTTAGAGTTTTAGCTGAGAAAAATGATGTCTCATATCACACTGTGAGAAGATGGTGTTTGAATTATGAAATTTATGGAGAAAAAGCATTAGAAAATAATACTGGTAAATTTAAAAACATGGGGATAAAATTAACAACTATTAAAGATCCAAAAGACATTGAAATTGCTAGATTAAATAAACAACTTAAAAAGAAAGAGTTGGAGCTTGAGATATTAAAAAAGTTTGATGAGATGATGAGAAACTTACACCAAAAAAAAATATTTTTCAATAAATATGAATTTATTGAAAAATATAAAACTATACATAAAATTTATGAATTGTGCAAAATCGTAAAAATAACAATAGCTTCTTATTATCGCTGGATCAAAAATGGAAAAAGAAAGTATCAAATAGATTTTGATTTAAGCTTGGCTAAAAAAATACAGATTATTTTTAATTATCACAATGGTTTGTATGGTTCTCCACGAATAAAATTCATTTTAAATAGAACAATTCAAATTAGTCAGTCTAAAATAGCAAGATATATGAGAATTCTAGGCCTAAAATCAAAGATAAGAATTAAAAAAGATTTAAAAAATCAATTGAGATTAAAAAACGTAATAGTGGCTATACTAATATTGTTAATAGTCAATGAGACCTTTACCAAAAAAATGAATTGTGAGTAA
- the rplK gene encoding 50S ribosomal protein L11, translating to MAKKIKRIAKLEFMAMQAKPGAELASLGINMPQFTQQFNDATKDRVGDVVPVIITAYDDKSFDFELKTSPVAFLLKKAAGIEKGAKLPGKEFVATLSVDKVREIAEYKMKDLNAYNIDAAIRIVEGSARNMGIKVDGMPEKENK from the coding sequence GTGGCAAAAAAAATTAAACGTATCGCAAAATTAGAGTTTATGGCAATGCAAGCAAAACCTGGGGCAGAATTAGCTTCGCTAGGTATAAATATGCCCCAATTCACACAACAATTTAATGACGCAACTAAGGACAGAGTTGGTGATGTGGTGCCTGTTATAATTACTGCATATGATGACAAAAGTTTTGATTTTGAACTGAAGACAAGCCCAGTTGCATTTTTACTTAAAAAAGCCGCAGGAATTGAAAAGGGTGCTAAACTGCCTGGAAAAGAATTTGTGGCAACCTTATCAGTTGATAAGGTTCGTGAAATTGCAGAGTACAAAATGAAAGACTTGAATGCTTATAATATTGATGCAGCAATAAGAATAGTGGAAGGTTCTGCTAGAAATATGGGAATAAAGGTTGATGGAATGCCAGAAAAGGAAAATAAATAA
- the rplA gene encoding 50S ribosomal protein L1, translating to MAKMSKKLKQANELVDKKKSYQITDAIELIKKTSLTKFDSTIEIAFNLNLDPRHADQQLRGAILLPAGTGKSQKILVLTKTKATEAQNAGADFVGAEDMISKIENENWFDYDVIVATPEMMASLGKIGKILGPKGLMPNPKTGTVTMEVGKAIDEIKKGKVEYRTDKEGNVHLILGKVSFKDESILENYKAVLDIIKKSKPASAKGTYIKNITVSTTMGPGIKVSLEN from the coding sequence ATGGCAAAAATGAGCAAAAAATTAAAACAAGCTAATGAGCTTGTAGATAAGAAAAAATCATACCAAATCACCGATGCCATAGAACTAATTAAAAAAACATCATTAACAAAATTTGATTCAACGATAGAAATAGCTTTTAATTTAAATCTAGATCCAAGACATGCAGATCAACAATTAAGAGGGGCAATCCTGTTGCCGGCTGGAACTGGAAAATCTCAAAAAATATTAGTTTTAACTAAAACAAAGGCTACCGAAGCACAAAACGCGGGGGCAGACTTTGTTGGAGCGGAAGATATGATTAGTAAAATAGAAAATGAAAACTGGTTTGACTATGATGTTATTGTTGCAACACCTGAAATGATGGCTAGCCTTGGTAAGATTGGAAAAATATTAGGACCAAAAGGTTTAATGCCGAATCCTAAAACTGGAACTGTTACAATGGAAGTTGGAAAGGCAATAGATGAAATAAAAAAAGGAAAAGTTGAATATAGAACTGATAAAGAGGGAAATGTTCACTTAATCTTAGGAAAGGTATCCTTTAAAGATGAATCTATATTAGAAAATTATAAAGCTGTATTGGATATAATTAAGAAATCTAAGCCAGCATCAGCCAAGGGAACTTACATAAAAAATATAACCGTATCAACTACTATGGGGCCTGGAATAAAGGTCTCTCTGGAAAACTAA
- a CDS encoding DDE-type integrase/transposase/recombinase codes for MWVTDVTYIKYSNKFAYLSILKGVKTGFIVGYKVSERNDNKLYMDTWKEAQQYHDKSKPKIIHSDNGYQYTSIWIRRFSKRENLFISLSRPGNSIDKAAAETFFSQLKTEYKHVLYQKTFSDVCMIVDEYIR; via the coding sequence TTGTGAGTAACTGATGTTACCTATATAAAATATAGTAATAAATTTGCATACTTGAGTATTTTAAAGGGTGTAAAAACTGGATTTATTGTTGGATACAAAGTATCTGAAAGAAACGATAACAAACTTTATATGGATACGTGAAAAGAAGCTCAACAATATCACGATAAAAGTAAACCAAAAATCATTCATAGTGATAATGGTTATCAATATACTTCAATTTGAATTAGACGATTTTCTAAAAGAGAAAACTTATTTATCTCATTATCAAGACCGGGTAACTCTATTGATAAGGCTGCAGCAGAAACATTTTTTTCTCAATTAAAAACTGAGTATAAACATGTTTTATATCAAAAAACATTTTCAGATGTTTGTATGATTGTTGATGAATATATACGTTAA
- a CDS encoding PTS transporter subunit EIIC codes for MKNIEKKEVNYNNSNRTWHVAQRFFTSLEKLGNKRHFKAMRLTFTTLVPILIIGSISTLLSQLLFGSSPKERFSLIGLICRICGNSWDDVDLLISNQNTKWYKIQHILTSVFSIINTATIGIISIYFVFLYGYYISELKGKHKTTNTVMIGFVSLSSFVISIMGRLNFFMGVNGLFSALITGVISVELFGYLTSKQIFTFNSTDNDNLLFKYLSYLIPMAITLLIISGINLIFLGIAMAWPETFQIRSSSYGSNKFDIWDYYDKKIDVDNFLDYAANKYNLQLEDLTILPKNNSQAWKNIINNFGTNNESISAWLNDFDKFSTPTGKKIFALYIFDQKKPELLGSGDLSLLNIDINNISIIYNIFTNIKSGNDELYISITNTITSIPPSCFGLSASIFYVFNHSLSFISEFNGNFGLAFTYIILISLFWFFGIHGSNVTASIFETIWWNSLINNTNQGNIGNSLNTKDNNNLKIFTKPFFDSYVNIGGVGCTLCLLICLLAFSKRKDVKRISKYSIVPSAFNINETVVFGVPIVLNGVFFIPFITAPIFAMIVGYVVVGPLHLVNVAYTSAPWSMPWLLQAFVVTGDYRSIILSIVIFIIAIFIWLPFVLLDNKLYLENLKETNPEEYNQMMRLMNDYEYRQQFYEEKLLQQLLEKEKARQDKERVKFRQRMKKNKQEHKRFIKKARSSVTIKEEGLEITTDSDNPHR; via the coding sequence ATGAAAAATATTGAGAAAAAAGAAGTAAATTACAATAATTCAAATAGAACTTGGCATGTGGCCCAAAGATTTTTTACATCTCTAGAAAAATTAGGGAATAAGAGACATTTTAAAGCAATGCGCTTAACATTCACAACATTAGTGCCAATTTTAATAATTGGTAGTATTTCAACGTTACTTTCGCAATTGTTATTTGGTTCTTCGCCAAAAGAAAGATTTTCATTAATTGGATTAATATGCAGAATATGTGGTAATTCGTGAGATGATGTTGATTTGCTTATATCCAACCAAAATACAAAATGATATAAAATACAGCATATACTAACGTCGGTGTTTAGCATTATAAACACAGCAACAATAGGTATAATTTCAATTTATTTTGTTTTTTTATATGGGTATTATATATCAGAACTAAAAGGTAAACACAAAACTACTAATACAGTTATGATAGGGTTTGTATCATTATCAAGTTTTGTTATTTCAATCATGGGACGGCTTAATTTTTTTATGGGTGTAAACGGATTATTTTCGGCACTAATAACCGGAGTTATTAGTGTTGAATTATTTGGCTACCTAACCTCTAAACAAATTTTTACATTTAATTCTACAGATAATGACAATCTATTATTTAAATATCTATCATATCTTATCCCAATGGCGATAACATTATTGATTATTTCCGGAATCAATTTGATTTTTTTAGGTATAGCTATGGCATGACCAGAGACATTTCAAATACGTAGTTCATCATATGGAAGTAATAAATTTGATATATGAGATTATTATGATAAAAAAATAGATGTAGATAATTTTTTGGACTATGCAGCAAATAAATACAATTTACAACTTGAGGACCTAACTATATTGCCAAAGAACAATTCTCAAGCATGAAAAAATATTATAAATAATTTTGGAACTAACAATGAATCAATCTCTGCGTGATTAAATGACTTTGATAAATTTTCCACACCTACCGGTAAGAAAATATTTGCCCTTTATATATTTGATCAAAAAAAACCAGAGTTATTGGGTTCGGGTGACCTTTCGTTGTTAAATATAGATATAAATAATATAAGTATAATTTATAATATTTTTACAAATATTAAGTCAGGCAATGATGAATTATACATATCTATTACTAACACAATAACTTCTATCCCACCTTCGTGTTTTGGTTTATCAGCTTCAATATTTTATGTTTTCAACCATTCATTATCTTTTATTAGTGAATTTAATGGAAATTTTGGTTTGGCATTTACTTATATTATATTAATCTCATTGTTTTGATTTTTTGGAATACACGGCTCTAATGTCACTGCTTCAATTTTTGAAACAATATGATGGAATAGTTTAATAAATAATACTAATCAAGGAAATATTGGAAACTCATTAAATACTAAAGACAATAATAATTTAAAGATATTTACAAAACCATTTTTTGATTCATATGTAAACATTGGGGGTGTGGGTTGCACATTATGTTTGCTTATTTGTCTCCTAGCATTTTCAAAAAGAAAAGATGTTAAGCGGATATCTAAATATAGCATTGTTCCATCCGCTTTTAACATTAATGAAACAGTAGTTTTTGGGGTCCCAATCGTTTTAAATGGGGTATTCTTTATACCGTTTATAACTGCCCCAATATTTGCTATGATAGTGGGTTATGTTGTAGTTGGGCCCCTTCATCTTGTAAATGTTGCATATACTTCAGCACCTTGATCAATGCCTTGATTACTTCAAGCTTTTGTTGTAACGGGTGATTACCGCTCAATTATTTTAAGCATAGTAATATTTATAATTGCCATTTTTATATGATTGCCATTTGTTCTGTTAGACAATAAACTTTATTTAGAAAATTTAAAGGAAACAAACCCAGAAGAATATAATCAAATGATGAGATTAATGAACGACTATGAATATAGACAACAATTTTATGAAGAAAAGTTGTTACAACAATTACTTGAAAAAGAGAAAGCAAGACAAGACAAGGAAAGAGTAAAATTTCGGCAAAGAATGAAGAAAAATAAACAAGAACACAAGCGTTTTATTAAGAAAGCAAGGTCATCCGTTACCATAAAAGAAGAAGGGTTAGAAATTACCACCGACTCTGACAACCCCCACCGGTAA
- the rplL gene encoding 50S ribosomal protein L7/L12 — protein MALSKDDIIKALEEMKLTELNDLVKAIEDHFGVVAVAAVAAQTGVADAAAGPSEVSVLLTNPGGNKVAVIKAVKEITGLGLMDAKKLVDGTLPATLKENVKVEEAETMKKSLMDLGASIDLK, from the coding sequence ATGGCATTATCAAAAGATGATATTATCAAGGCATTAGAGGAAATGAAATTAACAGAACTAAATGATTTGGTTAAAGCGATAGAGGACCATTTTGGAGTTGTTGCTGTCGCAGCTGTCGCAGCACAAACAGGAGTTGCAGATGCTGCTGCCGGACCATCAGAGGTTAGTGTTTTATTAACAAACCCTGGAGGGAATAAGGTAGCGGTTATTAAGGCTGTAAAAGAAATTACTGGATTAGGATTAATGGATGCTAAAAAATTAGTTGATGGAACATTGCCAGCTACATTAAAAGAAAATGTAAAAGTAGAAGAAGCTGAAACGATGAAAAAATCACTGATGGATTTAGGCGCTTCAATTGATTTAAAATAA